The proteins below come from a single Bubalus kerabau isolate K-KA32 ecotype Philippines breed swamp buffalo chromosome 19, PCC_UOA_SB_1v2, whole genome shotgun sequence genomic window:
- the LOC129633828 gene encoding signal recognition particle subunit SRP54 isoform X1, whose translation MVLADLGRKITSALRSLSNATIINEEVLNAMLKEVCTALLEADVNIKLVKQLRENVKSAIDLEEMASGLNKRKMIQHAVFKELVKLVDPGVKAWTPTKGKQNVIMFVGLQGSGKTTTCSKLAYYYQRKGWKTCLICADTFRAGAFDQLKQNATKARIPFYGSYTEMDPVIIASEGVEKFKNENFEIIIVDTSGRHKQEDSLFEEMLQVANAIQPDNIVYVMDASIGQACEAQAKAFKDKVDVASVIVTKLDGHAKGGGALSAVAATKSPIIFIGTGEHIDDFEPFKTQPFISKLLGMGDIEGLIDKVNELKLDDNEALIEKLKHGQFTLRDMYEQFQNIMKMGPFSQILGMIPGFGTDFMSKGNEQESMARLKKLMTIMDSMNDQELDSTDGAKVFSKQPGRIQRVARGSGVSTRDVQELLTQYTKFAQMVKKMGGIKGLFKGGDMSKNVSQSQMAKLNQQMAKMMDPRVLHHMGGMAGLQSMMRQFQQGAAGNMKGMMGFNNM comes from the exons ATGGTATTAGCAgaccttggaagaaaaataacatCAGCATTGCGCTCATTGAGCAATGCCACCATTATCAATGAAGAG gtGTTAAATGCTATGCTAAAAGAAGTATGCACAGCATTATTAGAAGCAGATGTTAATATTAAACTAGTGAAGCAACTAAGAGAAAATGTAAA GTCTGCTATTGATCTTGAGGAGATGGCATCTGgtcttaacaaaagaaaaatgattcagcATGCAGTATTTAAAGAACTTGTTAAG CTTGTAGACCCTGGAGTTAAAGCATGGACACCCactaaaggaaaacagaatgTGATCATGTTTGTTGGATTGCAAGGGAGTGGTAAAACAACTACATGTTCAAAG TTAGCATATTATTATCAGAGGAAAGGTTGGAAGACCTGTTTGATATGTGCAGACACATTCAGAGCAG GGGCTTTTGACCAACTAAAACAGAATGCAACCAAAGCAAGAATTCCATTCTATGGAAG CTATACAGAAATGGATCCTGTTATCATTGCCTCTGAAGGAGTGgaaaaattcaaaaatgaaaactttgaaaTTATTATTGTTGATACAAGTGGCCGTCATAAACAAGAAGACTCTTTGTTTGAAGAAATGCTTCAAGTTGCTAATGCTATA CAACCAGATAACATTGTTTATGTGATGGATGCCTCCATTGGACAGGCTTGTGAAGCCCAGGCTAAGGCTTTTAAAGATAAAGTAGACGTAGCCTCAGTAATAGTGACAAAACTTGATGGCCACGCAAAAGGAGGTGGTGCTCTCAGTGC agtTGCTGCCACAAAAAGTCCAATTATTTTCATTGGTACAGGGGAACATATAGATGACTTTGAACCTTTCAAAACACAACCTTTCATCAGCAAACTTCTTG GTATGGGTGACATTGAAGGACTGATAGATAAAGTCAACGAGCTGAAGTTGGATGACAATGAAGCACTTATAGAGAAGTTGAAACATG GTCAGTTTACGTTGCGAGACATGTATGAGCAATTTCAAAATATCATGAAAATGGGCCCCTTCAGTCAGATCTTG gGGATGATCCCTGGTTTTGGAACAGATTTCATGAGCAAAGGAAATGAACAAGAGTCTATGGCAAGGCTAAAGAAATTAATGACAATAATGGATAGTATGAATGATCAAG AGCTCGACAGCACTGACGGCGCCAAGGTTTTCAGTAAGCAACCAGGGAGGATCCAGAGAGTAGCAAGGGGGTCGGGCGTGTCAACACGAGATGTCCAAGAACTTCTGACCCAATATACCAAATTTGCACAGATGGTGAAAAAGATGGGAGGTATCAAAGGACTTTTCAAAG GTGGTGACATGTCCAAGAATGTGAGCCAGTCACAGATGGCAAAATTGAATCAACAAATGGCCAAAATGATGGATCCAAGAGTTCTTCATCATATGG